The following are from one region of the Bacillus methanolicus MGA3 genome:
- the rpmE gene encoding 50S ribosomal protein L31 has protein sequence MKAGIHPNYKKVMVRCACGNEFESGSVKDEVRVETCSECHPFYTGRQKFADAGGRVDRFNKKYGLK, from the coding sequence ATGAAAGCAGGAATTCATCCAAACTACAAAAAAGTAATGGTTAGATGTGCTTGCGGCAATGAGTTTGAAAGCGGATCTGTAAAAGACGAGGTGCGCGTTGAAACTTGCTCCGAGTGCCATCCATTCTATACCGGTCGTCAAAAATTCGCTGATGCAGGCGGACGTGTTGACCGATTCAACAAAAAATACGGTCTTAAATAA
- a CDS encoding UDP-N-acetylglucosamine 1-carboxyvinyltransferase translates to MEKLKIAGGYPLKGTVRISGAKNSAVALIPATILADSPVTIEGLPDISDVQILKALLEEIGGKVEFANNEMTVDPSSMISMPLPNGKVKKLRASYYLMGAMLGRFKKAVIGLPGGCYLGPRPIDQHIKGFEALGAKVTNEQGAIYLRADELKGARIYLDVVSVGATINIMLAAVRAKGRTIIENAAKEPEIIDVATLLTNMGAKIKGAGTDVIRIDGVDHLHGCRHTIIPDRIEAGTYLILGAAVGNGILIDNVIPNHLESLIAKLREMGVEIESGDDQVFVAPAQKLKAVDIKTLVYPGFPTDLQQPFTSLLTKAEGTSVVTDTIYSARFKHIDELRRMNANIKVEGRSAIVNGPVRLQGAKVKASDLRAGAALVIAGLMAEGITEITGIEHIDRGYSHLVEKLNGLGATVWREDLSQEEKEQMENA, encoded by the coding sequence ATGGAAAAGCTTAAGATCGCAGGCGGTTATCCGTTAAAAGGAACTGTTCGTATAAGCGGTGCAAAAAACAGTGCAGTTGCATTGATTCCCGCAACTATTTTAGCGGATTCTCCTGTAACCATTGAGGGTTTGCCTGATATTTCGGATGTTCAAATTTTAAAGGCTTTGCTTGAGGAAATTGGCGGGAAAGTTGAATTCGCCAATAATGAAATGACTGTCGATCCATCTTCCATGATTTCTATGCCTTTGCCGAATGGAAAAGTGAAAAAGCTGAGAGCATCATATTATTTAATGGGTGCAATGCTGGGCCGCTTTAAAAAAGCAGTGATTGGCCTGCCTGGCGGGTGCTATCTAGGGCCGCGCCCAATCGACCAGCATATAAAAGGATTTGAAGCGCTAGGGGCAAAGGTTACAAATGAGCAAGGTGCCATCTATTTGCGAGCCGATGAACTTAAGGGAGCCCGAATCTATTTAGATGTTGTCAGTGTAGGGGCAACCATAAATATTATGCTTGCTGCTGTCCGCGCAAAAGGTCGGACGATCATCGAAAATGCTGCAAAGGAACCGGAAATCATTGACGTAGCAACTTTGCTGACCAATATGGGCGCGAAAATTAAAGGTGCCGGAACGGACGTTATTCGCATTGACGGAGTGGACCATCTTCATGGCTGCCGGCATACAATCATACCTGATCGGATTGAAGCTGGTACGTACCTGATTCTTGGAGCCGCTGTCGGAAATGGGATCCTTATTGATAATGTGATTCCAAACCATCTTGAATCGCTTATTGCCAAACTAAGGGAAATGGGTGTGGAGATCGAGTCCGGGGATGACCAAGTTTTTGTTGCTCCTGCGCAAAAATTAAAAGCAGTTGATATTAAGACGCTTGTCTATCCGGGTTTCCCGACAGATCTTCAACAGCCTTTTACATCTTTGCTTACGAAAGCAGAAGGAACCAGTGTCGTCACAGATACAATTTATAGCGCCCGATTTAAACATATTGACGAACTCAGAAGAATGAATGCTAACATTAAAGTGGAAGGCCGTTCAGCAATTGTAAACGGGCCTGTGCGTCTTCAAGGGGCAAAAGTGAAAGCCAGTGACCTCAGGGCTGGCGCTGCTCTTGTCATAGCCGGTCTTATGGCAGAAGGGATTACAGAAATAACCGGCATTGAGCATATCGACAGGGGTTACAGCCACCTTGTGGAAAAACTAAATGGTCTCGGTGCGACGGTATGGCGAGAAGACTTAAGCCAGGAAGAAAAAGAACAAATGGAAAATGCTTGA
- the spoIIR gene encoding stage II sporulation protein R, with amino-acid sequence MKTKTISFAYVILLSIATILNLYMPKMEAVADESIVIPKEAIRLRILANSDKEADQALKRKVRDAVNAEISKWVEDLTSIEEARRIIKSRLPEIKQIAQEVVEKEHSSQKVKAEFAKVQFPTKLYGQFLYPAGEYEAILITLGEGKGANWWCVLFPPLCFLDFSNGVAVSSDKKPEPSKKEEKAEKITEKGEAKKKEEEKPSLYTAKDEEPVKVKFFLVELWEKIF; translated from the coding sequence ATGAAAACAAAAACAATCTCATTCGCTTATGTCATTCTATTATCGATTGCAACGATTTTAAATTTATATATGCCAAAAATGGAAGCGGTCGCTGATGAATCGATTGTCATTCCAAAAGAAGCCATTCGTTTACGGATCCTCGCCAATAGCGATAAAGAAGCTGACCAAGCTTTAAAGAGAAAAGTGAGAGATGCCGTGAACGCAGAAATTTCAAAATGGGTTGAAGATTTAACATCGATTGAAGAAGCAAGAAGAATTATCAAGTCGAGGCTTCCGGAAATTAAGCAAATTGCCCAAGAGGTTGTGGAAAAAGAGCATTCTTCTCAAAAAGTGAAGGCAGAGTTTGCTAAAGTTCAATTTCCGACAAAACTTTATGGTCAATTTCTTTATCCGGCCGGTGAATACGAAGCAATTTTAATTACATTGGGAGAAGGAAAAGGGGCCAACTGGTGGTGTGTACTATTTCCTCCATTATGTTTTCTTGATTTTTCAAACGGAGTCGCAGTAAGTTCCGATAAGAAACCTGAGCCATCTAAGAAGGAAGAAAAAGCTGAAAAGATAACTGAAAAAGGCGAAGCGAAAAAGAAGGAAGAAGAGAAACCTTCGCTTTATACAGCAAAAGATGAAGAACCGGTTAAAGTTAAATTCTTTCTAGTAGAATTGTGGGAAAAGATTTTCTAA
- the fsa gene encoding fructose-6-phosphate aldolase — protein MKFFIDSANIDEIREAYSLGILSGVTTNPSLVAKEKNVNFHDRLREIAELVPGSVSAEVIALDAEGMIKEGKELAAIAPNITVKLPMTQEGLKAVHALSKEGIETNVTLIFSANQALLAARAGATYVSPFLGRLDDIGHNGLELISTIAEIFAIHQIKTEIIAASIRHPQHVTEAALRGAHIATVPYKVILKLCKHPLTDKGIEAFLEDWNKRGK, from the coding sequence ATTAAATTCTTTATTGATTCAGCTAACATTGATGAAATTCGCGAGGCTTATTCTTTAGGAATTTTATCAGGTGTAACGACAAACCCATCACTTGTTGCAAAAGAAAAGAACGTTAATTTTCATGACCGGCTGCGTGAAATTGCAGAGCTTGTACCCGGTTCTGTCAGTGCTGAAGTCATTGCTCTTGATGCGGAAGGAATGATCAAGGAAGGAAAAGAACTCGCTGCGATTGCTCCGAATATCACAGTGAAACTGCCGATGACTCAAGAAGGCTTAAAAGCAGTTCATGCATTGTCAAAAGAAGGCATTGAAACAAACGTGACCCTTATATTCAGTGCCAACCAGGCTTTGCTTGCTGCACGCGCAGGTGCAACATATGTTTCGCCATTCTTAGGACGGTTGGATGACATAGGACATAACGGTCTTGAGTTAATTTCGACAATTGCTGAAATCTTTGCGATTCACCAGATTAAAACTGAAATCATTGCGGCATCCATTCGCCACCCGCAGCATGTGACCGAAGCGGCGCTAAGAGGGGCTCATATTGCGACTGTGCCTTACAAAGTCATTCTTAAATTATGTAAACACCCATTAACAGATAAAGGGATTGAAGCTTTTTTAGAAGACTGGAATAAACGCGGGAAATAA
- the rho gene encoding transcription termination factor Rho, with amino-acid sequence MELTISSLENMKLKELYELAREYKVSYYSKLTKKELIFAILKARAEQQGYFFMEGVLEIIQSEGFGFLRPINYSPSSEDIYISASQIRRFDLRNGDKVSGKVRPPKENERYFGLLHVEAVNGEDPETAKERVHFPALTPLYPNRQMKLETTSENLSTRILDLIAPVGFGQRGLIVAPPKAGKTMLLKEIANSITTNHPEAELIVLLIDERPEEVTDIERSVAGDVVSSTFDEVPENHIKVAELVLERAMRLVEHKRDVVILMDSITRLARAYNLVIPPSGRTLSGGIDPAAFHRPKRFFGAARNIEEGGSLTILATALVDTGSRMDDVIYEEFKGTGNMELHLDRSLAEKRIFPAIDIRRSGTRKEELLIPKEHLDKLWAIRKSMSDTPDFAEKFLRKLKQTKSNEEFFALLDEEMKAKRSQ; translated from the coding sequence ATGGAATTAACTATTTCAAGCTTAGAAAATATGAAATTAAAAGAACTCTACGAGCTTGCTCGAGAATATAAAGTATCTTATTACAGCAAATTAACGAAAAAAGAACTGATTTTTGCCATTTTAAAAGCAAGAGCCGAGCAGCAAGGCTATTTTTTCATGGAAGGCGTTCTTGAAATCATCCAGTCCGAAGGCTTTGGCTTCCTAAGGCCGATCAACTATTCGCCGAGCTCCGAAGATATTTATATTTCTGCATCACAAATTCGCCGTTTTGACTTGAGAAACGGGGATAAAGTGTCCGGAAAAGTGCGTCCTCCAAAGGAGAATGAACGGTATTTCGGTCTTTTGCACGTAGAAGCTGTAAACGGTGAGGACCCTGAAACAGCAAAAGAACGGGTTCACTTCCCAGCATTAACCCCGTTGTATCCAAACCGCCAAATGAAACTTGAAACAACCTCCGAAAATTTATCGACAAGAATTTTGGATTTAATTGCTCCTGTTGGCTTTGGACAACGCGGATTGATTGTTGCTCCTCCAAAAGCAGGAAAAACGATGCTGTTAAAAGAGATCGCTAATAGCATTACAACCAATCATCCCGAAGCTGAACTAATTGTATTACTCATCGATGAACGCCCGGAAGAAGTAACCGATATTGAAAGATCGGTTGCCGGTGATGTGGTAAGCTCAACATTTGACGAAGTTCCGGAAAACCATATTAAAGTTGCTGAGCTTGTTTTGGAACGGGCGATGCGCCTAGTTGAGCATAAAAGAGATGTCGTCATTTTAATGGACAGCATAACCCGTCTTGCTCGCGCCTATAACCTTGTTATTCCTCCAAGTGGACGTACATTATCCGGAGGGATTGACCCTGCTGCGTTCCATCGTCCAAAACGTTTTTTTGGAGCTGCCCGTAATATTGAAGAAGGCGGAAGCTTAACAATTCTAGCAACAGCTCTTGTTGATACCGGTTCACGTATGGACGATGTCATCTACGAAGAATTTAAGGGAACAGGAAATATGGAGCTGCATCTAGACCGCTCACTCGCGGAAAAGCGGATTTTTCCTGCCATCGATATTCGCCGTTCCGGTACGCGAAAAGAAGAGCTGCTCATTCCAAAAGAGCATCTTGATAAATTATGGGCAATCAGGAAATCAATGTCAGACACTCCTGACTTTGCCGAAAAATTTTTGCGCAAGTTAAAGCAAACTAAGTCAAATGAGGAGTTTTTCGCTTTGCTTGACGAAGAAATGAAGGCGAAACGCTCTCAGTAG
- a CDS encoding response regulator produces the protein MKGKVLIVDDQFGIRILLNEVLQKEGYDTYQAANGVHALEIVTKYSPDLVLLDMKIPGMDGIEILKRMKVIDPDIRVIIMTAYGELDMIQEAKELGALTHFAKPFDIDDIRAAVKKYIPISTN, from the coding sequence ATGAAAGGCAAAGTGCTAATTGTCGATGATCAGTTTGGTATACGAATACTGTTAAATGAAGTGCTGCAAAAAGAAGGATATGACACATATCAGGCTGCCAACGGAGTCCACGCTCTTGAAATTGTCACCAAGTACTCCCCGGATCTAGTCCTTTTAGATATGAAAATACCCGGAATGGATGGAATCGAAATATTAAAAAGAATGAAAGTCATTGACCCTGATATCAGAGTCATTATTATGACGGCCTACGGCGAATTGGATATGATTCAGGAAGCAAAAGAATTGGGAGCTCTCACTCATTTTGCAAAGCCGTTTGACATTGATGATATTCGAGCGGCAGTGAAAAAATATATACCGATTTCAACAAACTAA
- the prmC gene encoding peptide chain release factor N(5)-glutamine methyltransferase, protein MAKVFEALNWASSFLKKHGRDENAGELLLRHYTKMDRSRLLAELKHELDRETENLFREAVLLHAKGKPVQYITGTEDFYGRTFCVNEAVLIPRPETEELVFGALKRMEEFFQGQKKLDLLDVGTGSGVIAVTMKLEFPDLTVTASDISEAALHVAEKNASHLGASIHFVHGDLLKPFIESGKKFDIILSNPPYIPVGDLAVISEVVKDHEPHQALFAGEDGLDIYRRLMDELPFVVREKALVGFEIGAGQGKAVAKLFQQTFPNAAVEVVNDINGKDRIVFAAINS, encoded by the coding sequence ATGGCAAAAGTGTTCGAAGCCCTGAATTGGGCTTCTTCTTTTTTAAAAAAACATGGACGTGACGAAAATGCGGGAGAATTATTGCTGCGCCATTATACAAAAATGGACCGGTCCCGGCTTCTTGCTGAACTTAAACATGAGCTGGACCGTGAAACAGAGAACCTTTTTCGTGAAGCTGTTCTGCTTCATGCGAAAGGAAAACCGGTTCAATATATTACAGGAACGGAAGACTTTTACGGCAGAACATTTTGTGTGAACGAAGCTGTCCTTATCCCAAGACCTGAGACCGAAGAGCTTGTTTTTGGCGCGCTAAAGCGAATGGAAGAATTTTTTCAGGGGCAAAAAAAGCTCGATCTTCTCGATGTCGGTACGGGCAGCGGAGTAATTGCCGTTACGATGAAATTGGAATTTCCGGATTTAACGGTAACCGCATCCGATATTTCAGAAGCAGCTCTCCATGTTGCGGAAAAAAATGCTTCTCATCTCGGTGCCTCTATTCATTTTGTGCATGGAGATTTATTAAAACCTTTTATCGAATCTGGAAAAAAATTCGATATTATTCTTTCCAATCCACCATATATTCCTGTCGGAGATTTGGCCGTGATATCCGAAGTTGTGAAAGACCATGAACCGCATCAAGCTTTGTTTGCCGGCGAAGACGGGCTTGATATATATAGACGGTTGATGGATGAACTTCCATTTGTGGTGCGCGAAAAAGCGCTTGTAGGCTTTGAAATTGGAGCAGGGCAGGGAAAGGCAGTTGCAAAGCTTTTCCAACAGACTTTCCCGAATGCCGCGGTGGAAGTAGTGAACGATATAAACGGCAAAGACCGGATCGTTTTTGCCGCAATCAACAGCTAG
- the glpX gene encoding class II fructose-bisphosphatase, translated as MERSLTMELVRVTEAAALASARWMGRGKKDEADEAATSAMRDVFDTVPMKGTVVIGEGEMDEAPMLYIGEKLGTGYGPRVDIAVDPLEGTNIVASGGWNALAILAVADNGNLLHAPDMYMDKIAVGPEAVGMIDINAPVLDNLKAVAKAKNKDIEDLVATVLNRPRHAHIIAQLREAGARIKLINDGDVAGAINTAFESTGVDILFGSGGAPEGVISAVALKCLGGEMQGRLLPQNDAELERCKKMGLDVNKVLRMEDFVKGDDCIFAATGVTDGELLRGVQFKGSYGSTHSVVMRAKSGTVRFIEGRHSLKKKPHLVIKP; from the coding sequence ATGGAAAGAAGTTTAACAATGGAGCTTGTCCGTGTTACCGAAGCCGCGGCCCTTGCTTCGGCTCGCTGGATGGGCCGTGGAAAAAAAGATGAAGCTGACGAAGCGGCAACATCGGCAATGAGAGATGTTTTTGATACGGTGCCAATGAAAGGGACTGTTGTAATTGGTGAAGGAGAAATGGATGAGGCTCCGATGCTTTATATAGGCGAAAAGCTCGGCACCGGCTATGGACCGCGGGTAGACATTGCCGTTGATCCGCTTGAAGGCACCAATATTGTCGCATCAGGAGGATGGAATGCCCTTGCCATTCTAGCCGTAGCTGATAATGGAAACCTGCTTCATGCACCCGATATGTATATGGATAAAATTGCAGTAGGTCCTGAAGCCGTTGGAATGATCGATATTAATGCACCCGTATTGGATAATTTGAAAGCGGTCGCAAAAGCAAAAAACAAAGATATTGAAGATTTAGTGGCAACAGTGTTAAATCGTCCGCGGCACGCGCATATTATTGCCCAGCTGCGCGAAGCTGGAGCAAGAATTAAGCTTATCAACGACGGGGATGTTGCCGGAGCGATCAATACTGCGTTTGAGTCAACTGGGGTTGACATTTTATTTGGTTCAGGCGGAGCACCGGAAGGAGTGATATCTGCAGTAGCGCTGAAATGCCTTGGCGGCGAGATGCAAGGAAGGCTTTTGCCTCAAAATGATGCAGAACTAGAGCGGTGCAAAAAAATGGGTCTTGATGTCAATAAAGTGCTGCGCATGGAAGACTTTGTAAAAGGAGATGACTGCATTTTTGCAGCAACCGGTGTTACAGACGGTGAACTGCTTCGCGGCGTACAATTTAAAGGCTCATATGGCTCAACCCATTCTGTTGTTATGCGTGCAAAATCAGGAACAGTGCGCTTCATCGAAGGCCGCCACAGCTTGAAAAAGAAACCTCACTTAGTGATCAAACCTTAA
- the prfA gene encoding peptide chain release factor 1 has translation MFDRLQAVEDRYEKLNELLSDPEIVNDPKKLREYSKEQSDIQETVQTYREYKEVKKQYQDAKAMLEEKLDPEMREMVKEEIDELEERIEDLEERLKILLLPKDPNDDKNVIFEIRGAAGGDEAALFAGDLYRMYSRYAEMKGWKTEVIEASPTGLGGYKEIIFMITGKGAYSRLKFENGAHRVQRVPETESGGRIHTSTATVACLPEAEEVEVEIHEKDIRVDTFASSGPGGQSVNTTMSAVRLTHIPTGIVVSCQDEKSQIKNKEKAMKVLRARIYDKYRQEAQAEYDQQRKSAVGTGDRSERIRTYNFPQNRVTDHRIGLTIQKLDQILEGKLDELIDALILDDQSKKLESAGEE, from the coding sequence GTGTTCGATCGTCTTCAAGCTGTAGAGGACCGCTATGAAAAGTTAAATGAACTTTTAAGTGATCCTGAAATTGTCAATGATCCAAAAAAACTGCGTGAATATTCAAAAGAGCAGTCTGATATACAAGAAACTGTGCAAACGTACCGTGAATATAAAGAAGTAAAAAAGCAATACCAAGATGCTAAAGCGATGCTTGAGGAAAAACTCGACCCGGAAATGCGTGAAATGGTAAAAGAAGAAATTGATGAACTCGAAGAGCGCATTGAAGATCTTGAAGAAAGGCTGAAAATCCTGTTATTGCCGAAAGATCCGAACGATGATAAAAACGTTATTTTTGAAATCCGGGGAGCTGCCGGAGGAGATGAAGCAGCGCTATTTGCCGGTGACTTATACCGCATGTACAGCCGTTATGCGGAAATGAAGGGCTGGAAAACAGAAGTGATTGAAGCAAGCCCGACCGGTTTGGGCGGCTATAAGGAAATCATTTTTATGATTACCGGGAAAGGCGCCTATTCGAGACTGAAATTCGAAAATGGAGCCCACCGTGTTCAGCGTGTTCCTGAAACCGAGTCAGGAGGACGCATTCATACGTCAACTGCAACGGTGGCATGTCTTCCGGAAGCAGAAGAAGTTGAAGTAGAAATTCATGAAAAAGATATCCGTGTTGATACATTTGCTTCAAGCGGACCGGGCGGGCAAAGTGTGAACACAACAATGTCAGCTGTTCGCCTTACCCACATACCGACAGGAATCGTCGTTTCCTGCCAAGACGAAAAATCACAAATTAAAAACAAAGAAAAAGCCATGAAAGTATTGCGCGCCCGCATTTATGATAAATACCGGCAGGAAGCGCAAGCAGAATACGATCAACAGCGTAAATCTGCAGTCGGCACCGGCGACCGTTCCGAAAGAATCCGTACGTATAATTTCCCGCAAAACCGCGTGACGGATCACCGCATCGGCTTAACAATCCAAAAACTTGATCAGATCCTCGAAGGAAAGCTTGATGAATTGATTGATGCGTTAATTCTTGATGACCAGTCTAAGAAACTGGAAAGTGCGGGCGAAGAATAA
- a CDS encoding class II fructose-bisphosphate aldolase, whose protein sequence is MPLVSMTEMLNKAKAEGYAVGQFNLNNLEFTQAILLAAEEEKSPVILGVSEGAGRYMGGFKTVVNMVKGLMEDYKITVPVAIHLDHGSSFEKCKEVIDAGFTSVMIDASHHPFEENVEVTKKVVEYAHARGVSVEAELGTVGGQEDDVIADGVIYADPKECEELVKRTGIDCLAPALGSVHGPYKGEPNLGFKEMEEIGRITGVPLVLHGGTGIPTKDIQRAISLGTAKINVNTENQIASAKKVREVLAENPNMYDPRKYLGPARDAIKETVIGKMREFGSSGKA, encoded by the coding sequence ATGCCCTTAGTTTCAATGACGGAAATGCTGAATAAAGCAAAAGCAGAAGGCTACGCTGTAGGTCAATTTAACTTAAATAATCTTGAGTTTACTCAAGCCATCCTTCTAGCTGCAGAAGAAGAAAAGTCTCCAGTCATTTTAGGAGTTTCTGAAGGCGCCGGCCGCTATATGGGCGGTTTTAAAACCGTTGTTAACATGGTAAAAGGATTAATGGAAGATTACAAAATTACGGTTCCGGTAGCGATTCACCTTGATCACGGTTCAAGTTTCGAAAAATGTAAAGAAGTGATCGATGCAGGTTTTACTTCCGTTATGATCGATGCTTCACATCATCCTTTTGAAGAGAACGTAGAAGTGACTAAAAAAGTAGTAGAATATGCTCATGCGAGAGGCGTTTCTGTTGAAGCAGAGCTTGGAACGGTTGGCGGCCAAGAGGATGACGTAATCGCAGATGGAGTTATTTACGCAGATCCAAAAGAGTGTGAAGAACTTGTAAAAAGAACAGGAATCGATTGCCTTGCACCTGCATTGGGTTCTGTCCACGGCCCTTACAAAGGTGAGCCAAATCTTGGTTTTAAAGAAATGGAGGAAATTGGAAGAATCACTGGTGTTCCTTTAGTATTGCATGGCGGTACAGGAATTCCAACAAAGGATATCCAAAGAGCGATATCCCTCGGAACTGCAAAAATTAACGTAAATACAGAGAACCAAATTGCTTCGGCAAAGAAAGTCCGTGAAGTTCTGGCAGAAAATCCAAATATGTACGATCCGCGTAAATATTTGGGCCCTGCTCGTGATGCGATTAAAGAAACAGTCATCGGCAAAATGCGCGAGTTCGGTTCTTCCGGAAAAGCGTAA
- a CDS encoding thymidine kinase — MYVMKQSGWIEVICGSMFSGKSEELIRRVRRTLFAKQKIAVFKPKMDNRYSEAAVVSHNGTSFTATPISHSTEIFQHIDSEVDVIAIDEVQFFDSEIVDVLQQLANSGYRVIVAGLDQDFRGEPFGEMPKIMAIAEQVTKLQAVCAVCGSPASRTQRLINGKPASYDDPVILVGASEAYEPRCRHHHEVPKK; from the coding sequence ATGTACGTCATGAAGCAAAGCGGATGGATTGAGGTCATTTGCGGCAGCATGTTTTCTGGAAAATCGGAAGAGTTAATCCGGCGTGTTCGAAGAACTCTATTTGCAAAACAAAAAATTGCCGTTTTTAAGCCGAAAATGGATAATCGCTATAGCGAGGCAGCAGTTGTATCCCATAACGGGACATCCTTTACGGCAACGCCGATTTCCCATTCGACGGAAATTTTTCAGCATATTGACTCAGAGGTAGATGTCATTGCTATTGACGAAGTTCAATTTTTTGACAGTGAAATCGTGGACGTGCTCCAGCAGCTGGCGAACAGTGGATATCGCGTTATTGTTGCAGGTTTAGACCAAGATTTTCGCGGCGAGCCTTTTGGAGAAATGCCTAAAATTATGGCAATTGCCGAGCAGGTGACAAAACTCCAGGCCGTTTGTGCCGTTTGTGGTTCACCGGCAAGCCGCACACAACGATTAATCAACGGCAAGCCTGCTTCATATGATGATCCGGTCATCTTAGTCGGCGCCTCCGAAGCTTATGAACCGCGCTGCCGCCATCACCACGAAGTGCCTAAAAAGTGA